A genomic window from Desulfomicrobium macestii includes:
- a CDS encoding ATP-binding protein codes for MLDDLFGLSQTLIRVRNRPYRRPFFEEALSGGRFHIIVGPRGVGKTTVMIQHLLAGSGGDVFTRKGLYVQADHFLVARSSLYEIADEFHKYGGELICFDEIHKYPSWSMELKSMADTFPALKIIASGSSALEIVRGSHDLSRRALVLRMRGLSFREYLGMVHGLEFVRRALTDLTGGHERTAELIVRELEQGGHKVLPLFNDYLARGYYPYFLEYPDTAQFQLTLTQQVQATLEVDLPAIHPALGGASIRKMRKLLAVVAGLVPFTPDMKALKGMLEIGDERTLKGYLGFLEEAGILLTVSKSDKGLRAMEKPEKIYLNNPNLYHALSGNSAADSGAIRETFFLNTLQADHTVRVAPKGDFLVDGSLTFEIGGKGKDGGQIKGVENAWLALDNIEVGVGRRIPLWMFGFL; via the coding sequence ATGCTCGACGACCTTTTCGGCCTCAGCCAGACATTGATCCGCGTCCGCAATCGTCCCTACAGACGTCCTTTCTTTGAGGAAGCTCTTTCCGGCGGCCGTTTTCACATTATCGTCGGTCCGCGCGGGGTCGGGAAGACCACGGTCATGATCCAGCACCTGCTGGCCGGCAGTGGCGGGGATGTTTTTACGCGCAAGGGCTTGTATGTGCAGGCGGACCATTTTCTGGTCGCACGTTCGTCGCTGTATGAGATTGCCGATGAATTCCATAAGTATGGCGGCGAGCTCATCTGCTTCGATGAAATCCACAAATATCCATCCTGGTCCATGGAACTGAAAAGCATGGCCGACACCTTCCCGGCCCTGAAAATCATCGCCTCGGGCAGTTCGGCTCTGGAGATCGTGCGCGGCAGCCACGATCTGAGTCGCAGGGCCCTGGTCCTGCGGATGCGGGGACTTTCGTTCCGGGAGTATCTCGGCATGGTTCACGGGCTGGAGTTCGTGCGACGGGCGCTCACGGACCTGACGGGCGGCCATGAGCGGACGGCGGAGCTGATTGTCCGCGAGCTGGAGCAGGGCGGGCACAAGGTGCTGCCCCTTTTCAACGATTACCTTGCGCGTGGATATTATCCGTATTTCCTGGAATATCCCGACACGGCGCAGTTCCAGCTCACGCTGACCCAGCAGGTCCAGGCCACCCTGGAGGTGGATCTGCCCGCCATCCATCCCGCGCTTGGCGGAGCGAGCATCCGCAAGATGCGCAAACTCCTGGCGGTCGTTGCGGGGCTGGTGCCGTTCACTCCCGACATGAAGGCGCTCAAGGGCATGCTCGAGATCGGCGACGAGCGCACTCTCAAAGGCTATCTGGGATTTTTGGAGGAGGCGGGCATTCTGCTGACCGTGTCCAAGAGTGACAAGGGCTTGCGCGCCATGGAGAAGCCCGAGAAGATCTACCTGAACAACCCCAACCTCTATCATGCCCTGTCCGGCAATTCGGCAGCGGACAGCGGCGCGATCCGCGAAACGTTCTTCCTGAACACGCTGCAGGCGGACCATACGGTCAGGGTCGCGCCCAAGGGTGATTTTCTGGTCGACGGCAGCCTGACCTTCGAGATCGGCGGGAAAGGCAAGGATGGCGGGCAGATAAAAGGAGTGGAAAACGCCTGGCTGGCTCTCGACAACATCGAGGTAGGCGTAGGGCGAAGGATTCCGCTTTGGATGTTTGGATTTCTTTAA
- a CDS encoding sensor domain-containing phosphodiesterase, protein MTSPAVIIDSDVYLRPDLSSASDRPAEATPSADSVLDGFVEYHRLAQKNVFMEEILGHLETPVMAGYADGRILGGNEAFLNLSGYSRFELATRNWTLDLASLDFQALQENVLASLLETGRTQELDTELQTSGGKFVPCHVRVYLHKDEKDHPLFFSAHYHPATDSPGSDSPKAGSDHAFSDSLQYALKRSIRHPDYAFALLVMGIDNAEQVLLQIEDQRAFFEMLAKRTVKCLRTLDIPAYLDSEQFFMLLDNVPDVIGAVRVAQRIQEETARAFKLGQSELRVTCSFGVVMAPRDYTDEKDMLKDARVALGRALQRGERQIVIFDDRQNNEAVQFLRIESGLRSALLENEVCMHYQPIVHLQTGTICGVEAYMRWNHKRKGLLRAEWFLPFAEHSDVVFELEAWAVRKSCSALKRFQQVMGESFFLGLNVSLRNALRLGFIEELTEVVLEHGLRPEAIVLEVREEWLKYFGERFSSVFAEVDKAGVGIVVDHFDATHISLADLHHFPLRGLKLNVSLQNDPGVLASLSAIAKSTGLTLIAPGVEDATHLCSLQEHGCTYAQGNALAPTMDEQALMEYLAKERE, encoded by the coding sequence ATGACCTCTCCCGCCGTGATCATCGATTCGGATGTCTATCTCAGGCCAGATTTGTCTTCCGCGTCAGACAGGCCCGCCGAGGCAACGCCTTCGGCCGATTCGGTTCTCGACGGGTTTGTGGAGTATCACCGCCTGGCGCAGAAAAATGTTTTCATGGAAGAAATTCTCGGTCATCTGGAAACTCCGGTAATGGCCGGGTACGCCGACGGACGGATTCTGGGGGGAAACGAGGCTTTTCTCAATCTCAGCGGTTATTCCCGGTTTGAACTTGCGACACGCAACTGGACTCTCGATCTGGCGAGCCTGGATTTTCAGGCCTTGCAGGAAAATGTCCTGGCCTCCCTTCTTGAAACCGGCCGCACACAGGAACTTGATACGGAGCTGCAAACGTCCGGTGGAAAGTTCGTGCCCTGCCATGTCCGCGTCTATCTGCACAAGGATGAGAAGGACCATCCGCTTTTTTTCTCCGCGCATTATCATCCGGCCACGGATTCGCCGGGCTCGGATAGCCCGAAAGCAGGTTCCGACCACGCGTTTTCCGACAGCCTGCAGTACGCCCTGAAGCGCTCCATCCGCCATCCGGACTACGCGTTCGCCTTACTGGTAATGGGCATCGACAATGCGGAGCAGGTTCTCCTTCAGATCGAGGATCAGAGGGCTTTTTTTGAAATGCTTGCAAAGCGGACCGTAAAATGTCTGCGCACCCTCGATATTCCGGCATATCTGGATTCCGAGCAGTTCTTCATGTTGCTGGACAATGTCCCCGACGTCATCGGAGCCGTCCGCGTCGCCCAGCGCATCCAGGAGGAAACCGCCAGGGCGTTCAAGCTCGGTCAGAGCGAGTTGCGGGTGACGTGCAGCTTCGGCGTGGTCATGGCCCCCAGGGATTATACGGACGAAAAGGACATGCTCAAGGATGCCAGGGTCGCGCTCGGTCGGGCGTTGCAGCGGGGTGAGCGGCAGATTGTGATCTTCGATGACCGGCAGAACAACGAGGCCGTGCAGTTCTTGCGGATCGAAAGCGGGCTGCGAAGCGCGCTCCTGGAGAACGAAGTGTGCATGCATTATCAGCCGATAGTGCACCTGCAGACCGGAACGATCTGCGGAGTCGAGGCGTACATGCGCTGGAACCACAAGCGCAAGGGACTGTTGCGGGCTGAATGGTTTCTGCCGTTTGCGGAGCATAGCGACGTGGTGTTCGAACTTGAGGCGTGGGCGGTCCGGAAATCCTGCTCGGCCTTGAAGCGTTTTCAGCAGGTCATGGGGGAAAGTTTTTTTCTGGGCCTCAACGTTTCTCTCAGAAACGCCCTGCGTCTTGGCTTCATCGAGGAGTTGACGGAGGTCGTCCTTGAACATGGGTTAAGACCCGAGGCCATTGTTCTGGAGGTGCGCGAGGAGTGGCTGAAATATTTTGGGGAGCGGTTTTCAAGTGTTTTCGCGGAGGTGGACAAGGCCGGGGTGGGCATCGTCGTGGATCATTTCGACGCGACCCACATCTCCCTTGCGGACCTGCACCACTTCCCGCTGCGCGGGCTCAAGCTGAACGTTTCCCTGCAGAACGATCCGGGAGTACTGGCAAGCCTTTCCGCCATCGCCAAAAGCACCGGCCTCACCCTCATCGCCCCCGGCGTCGAGGACGCAACGCACCTGTGCTCACTGCAGGAACACGGCTGCACCTACGCCCAAGGCAACGCCCTGGCACCGACCATGGATGAACAGGCTCTTATGGAGTATCTGGCGAAGGAGCGGGAATAG